In one Nocardia tengchongensis genomic region, the following are encoded:
- a CDS encoding thymidylate synthase, translating into MESARDTQYEDLLRLVLESGTPKADRTGTGTRSIFGHQLRYDLSQGFPLITTKKVHLKSIVYELLWFLRGDSNVSWLQEHGVTIWDEWADAQGELGPVYGVQWRSWPSPDGTHIDQISQVLQTLRTDPDSRRMIVSAWNVAELDRMALAPCHAFFQFYVADGKLSCQLYQRSADLFLGVPFNIASYALLTLMVAQQTELLPGEFIWTGGDVHIYDNHVNQVREQLSREPYPFPALHLRPAPSLFDYAYEDVEIQGYQHHPAIKAPVAV; encoded by the coding sequence GTGGAGAGCGCTCGAGATACCCAGTACGAGGACCTGCTCCGACTGGTGCTGGAGTCCGGCACCCCGAAGGCGGATCGCACCGGCACCGGCACGCGCAGCATCTTCGGACATCAGCTGCGCTACGACCTGTCGCAGGGCTTCCCGCTGATCACCACCAAGAAGGTGCATCTCAAGTCGATCGTCTACGAGTTGCTGTGGTTCCTGCGCGGTGACTCGAATGTGAGCTGGCTGCAGGAGCACGGCGTCACCATCTGGGACGAATGGGCCGACGCGCAGGGCGAATTGGGCCCGGTCTACGGCGTGCAGTGGCGGTCCTGGCCGTCCCCGGACGGCACCCACATCGATCAGATCTCCCAGGTGCTGCAGACGCTGCGCACCGACCCGGATTCGCGCCGCATGATCGTGTCGGCGTGGAATGTGGCCGAGCTGGACCGGATGGCCCTCGCGCCGTGCCACGCCTTCTTCCAGTTCTATGTGGCCGACGGCAAGCTGTCGTGCCAGCTGTATCAGCGCAGCGCCGACCTGTTCCTCGGCGTGCCGTTCAATATCGCCAGCTACGCGCTGCTGACCCTGATGGTGGCGCAGCAGACCGAGCTGCTACCGGGCGAGTTCATCTGGACCGGCGGCGACGTGCACATCTACGACAATCACGTGAACCAGGTGCGCGAGCAGCTCAGCCGCGAGCCCTACCCGTTCCCGGCGCTGCATCTGCGGCCGGCGCCCTCGCTGTTCGACTACGCGTACGAGGACGTGGAAATCCAGGGCTACCAGCATCATCCGGCGATCAAGGCGCCGGTGGCAGTGTGA
- the cobF gene encoding precorrin-6A synthase (deacetylating) has protein sequence MRKLFVIGIGAGDPDQVTVQALKAMRQVDVFFLIGKGAEKQELTDVRAAILAEHVQQPHTIVEITDPPRDRTVPARHADAAYQGAVADWHEARAELLERAFAETDGVGGILVWGDPSLYDSTLRIVERVLERGNLRFDYDVIPGITSIQALAAAHRTVLHEIGEPLHITTGRRLRDEGLADGQSTLVMLDGECSFTQLPGDDVYIWWGAYLGMPDEVVIEGPLRVVENRITRRRAALREAKGWIMDIYLLRRSL, from the coding sequence GTGCGAAAACTGTTTGTGATCGGAATCGGGGCGGGGGACCCGGACCAGGTGACGGTGCAGGCCCTCAAGGCGATGCGCCAGGTAGACGTGTTCTTTCTGATCGGCAAGGGGGCCGAGAAGCAGGAGCTGACGGATGTGCGCGCCGCCATCCTGGCCGAACACGTGCAGCAGCCGCACACGATCGTCGAGATCACCGACCCGCCGCGCGACCGGACCGTGCCCGCCCGCCACGCCGACGCCGCCTACCAGGGCGCGGTCGCCGACTGGCACGAGGCGCGCGCCGAACTGCTGGAGCGTGCCTTCGCCGAAACCGACGGCGTCGGCGGCATTCTCGTCTGGGGCGACCCGTCGCTCTACGACAGCACCCTGCGCATCGTGGAACGAGTGCTCGAACGCGGCAACCTCCGCTTCGACTACGACGTCATCCCCGGCATCACCAGCATCCAAGCCCTGGCCGCCGCCCACCGCACCGTGCTGCACGAAATCGGCGAACCCCTGCACATCACCACCGGCCGCCGCCTGCGCGACGAGGGCCTCGCCGACGGCCAGTCCACCCTGGTGATGCTCGACGGCGAATGCTCCTTCACCCAACTCCCCGGCGACGACGTCTACATCTGGTGGGGCGCCTACCTCGGCATGCCCGACGAGGTCGTCATCGAGGGCCCGCTGCGCGTCGTCGAGAACCGCATCACCCGCCGCCGCGCCGCCCTCCGCGAAGCCAAGGGCTGGATCATGGACATCTACCTACTGCGCCGCTCGCTCTAG
- a CDS encoding Fpg/Nei family DNA glycosylase, protein MPELPEIVALEQFLVEHAVGAVVGRVDVAALSVLKTFDPPATALSGRDVTGVGHWGKHLGMDCDGLWLITHLSRGGWLRWIDEPGANPPKPGKGPLALRVHFFTPEGATPAFDLTEAGTKKRLAVWVTADPLSVPGIARLGPDALAVGEPEFAEILGGTSQRVKNALTDQTLLAGIGNAYSDEILHTAKLSPFANSGTLDAQQVSRLYNAMRATLSDAIERSVGQDAARLKGEKRSGFQVHARTGLPCPVCGDTVREVSYADKSFQYCPTCQTAGKILADRRMSRLLK, encoded by the coding sequence TTGCCCGAACTACCGGAGATAGTGGCGCTCGAGCAGTTTCTGGTCGAGCATGCGGTGGGGGCCGTGGTCGGGCGTGTCGACGTGGCCGCGCTGAGTGTTCTGAAGACCTTCGATCCGCCGGCGACCGCGCTGTCCGGGCGCGACGTGACCGGGGTGGGGCACTGGGGCAAGCACCTCGGAATGGATTGCGACGGGCTGTGGTTGATCACCCACCTGTCGCGCGGCGGCTGGTTGCGCTGGATCGACGAGCCCGGCGCCAACCCGCCCAAGCCCGGTAAGGGCCCGCTCGCCCTGCGTGTGCACTTCTTCACCCCCGAAGGGGCCACGCCCGCCTTCGATCTCACCGAGGCGGGCACCAAGAAGCGCCTGGCCGTGTGGGTTACGGCCGACCCGCTCTCGGTGCCCGGCATCGCCCGCCTCGGCCCAGACGCCCTCGCGGTCGGCGAACCCGAATTCGCCGAAATCCTCGGCGGCACCTCCCAGCGCGTCAAGAACGCCCTCACCGACCAGACCCTGCTGGCCGGCATCGGCAACGCCTACTCCGACGAAATCCTGCACACCGCAAAACTTTCGCCGTTCGCCAACTCCGGCACCCTGGACGCCCAGCAGGTGTCGCGCCTCTACAACGCCATGCGCGCCACCCTCTCCGACGCCATCGAACGCTCCGTCGGCCAGGACGCCGCCCGCCTCAAGGGCGAAAAGCGTTCCGGCTTCCAGGTTCACGCCCGCACCGGCCTGCCCTGCCCCGTCTGCGGCGACACCGTCCGCGAAGTCTCCTACGCGGACAAGTCCTTCCAGTACTGCCCCACCTGCCAGACCGCCGGCAAGATCCTCGCCGACCGCCGCATGTCCCGCCTCCTGAAGTAG
- a CDS encoding type II toxin-antitoxin system VapC family toxin, translated as MTLGRGLVDTNVLILLEALDPAELPGELLVSAVTMAELAAGPHYVIDPGERAQRIERLQNAEALFEPLPFDTRAARRFGHIVASVIAAGRNPKPRRVDLMIAAIASVHGLPLYTVNPDDFIGLAGLVEVQKVTHPDNR; from the coding sequence ATGACACTCGGCCGCGGCCTGGTCGACACGAATGTCCTGATCCTGCTCGAGGCCCTCGATCCAGCGGAGCTGCCCGGCGAGTTGCTGGTCAGCGCCGTGACGATGGCCGAGCTCGCAGCCGGACCGCACTACGTGATCGACCCGGGCGAACGGGCCCAGCGAATCGAGCGCCTCCAGAATGCCGAGGCCCTGTTCGAACCGCTCCCCTTCGACACCCGAGCGGCCCGCCGATTCGGGCACATCGTCGCGTCGGTGATCGCCGCCGGGCGCAATCCCAAGCCGCGCCGGGTGGATCTGATGATCGCGGCCATCGCTTCGGTGCACGGACTGCCGTTGTACACAGTCAATCCGGACGACTTCATCGGCCTGGCCGGATTGGTCGAGGTCCAGAAAGTGACCCACCCGGACAACCGCTGA
- a CDS encoding type II toxin-antitoxin system Phd/YefM family antitoxin, with protein sequence MTSPAELPEIPQRELRNDASRVLREVRAGRSYTITVDGTPVADLVPHRNLRRRAAVPLAEAIAAFGGLSSPTTGSEHDPAEVIDDSLYDPYDRAYRRGEFAEEHGE encoded by the coding sequence ATGACAAGTCCTGCGGAACTTCCGGAGATCCCCCAGCGGGAACTGCGGAACGATGCGAGCCGGGTCCTTCGCGAGGTCCGCGCCGGGCGTTCGTACACCATCACGGTTGACGGAACGCCCGTCGCGGACCTGGTTCCGCACCGGAATCTGCGGCGGCGCGCGGCAGTTCCATTGGCCGAGGCCATCGCGGCCTTCGGCGGACTGTCGAGTCCCACAACCGGATCCGAGCATGATCCGGCAGAAGTCATCGACGATTCGCTGTACGACCCGTACGACCGCGCCTACCGCCGTGGAGAATTCGCCGAGGAGCACGGCGAATGA
- a CDS encoding helix-turn-helix domain-containing protein, giving the protein MTVALYSAEQVAAILGLHVRTVRGYVRDGRLPAVRMGKQYRISERDLRTFTGVVPDEPISTPHAHVSTVVHIDDVDRLAMDRITAHLAAATIGDSSVPVQLNVHWTYDESACRLTIFVVGDPESAAAVIRLIGTSTRAGREVSTEVCRCQSGRQAVEHR; this is encoded by the coding sequence ATGACCGTTGCTCTGTATTCGGCCGAACAGGTGGCTGCCATTCTCGGATTGCATGTGCGTACCGTGCGCGGATACGTCCGAGACGGCCGTCTGCCGGCCGTGCGTATGGGCAAGCAGTACCGAATCAGCGAACGGGACTTGCGTACCTTCACCGGCGTGGTACCCGACGAACCGATCAGCACCCCGCACGCGCACGTTTCGACTGTCGTGCACATCGACGACGTCGACCGTCTCGCGATGGACCGGATCACCGCACACCTCGCCGCGGCCACGATCGGCGACTCGAGCGTCCCAGTACAGCTGAACGTCCACTGGACCTACGACGAATCTGCTTGCCGACTTACCATCTTCGTCGTCGGCGACCCAGAATCCGCGGCAGCTGTGATCAGATTGATCGGCACCTCGACGCGCGCGGGTCGGGAAGTGAGCACCGAGGTTTGCCGCTGCCAATCTGGTCGGCAAGCCGTCGAGCACAGGTGA
- a CDS encoding HEAT repeat domain-containing protein has translation MRLFEALAAANSSTRLEAALAAGTHPEPFFVDVLVERCAIEPDFFVRDMLTWALTRLPREITVPALRAELYSEHAQARSQALHTLSKIGDPNTWSAITRSMLHDADDEVARSAWRAAVVLVPDEEEVKERLAAELAMQFGRGDREVRLSLSRALVALGEVVEPVLQTAMTSHDPTVRAHAGATQRLLSDPDAGFDLAVGEARRVVALGPDREESTAC, from the coding sequence ATGCGACTGTTCGAGGCATTGGCCGCTGCGAATTCATCGACCCGGCTCGAGGCGGCTCTGGCGGCCGGCACGCATCCCGAGCCCTTTTTCGTCGATGTACTCGTAGAACGGTGCGCGATCGAGCCGGACTTCTTCGTGCGCGACATGCTCACCTGGGCGCTGACCCGTCTCCCGCGCGAGATCACCGTTCCCGCACTACGGGCGGAGCTTTATTCCGAACACGCGCAAGCCCGCAGCCAAGCGTTGCACACGCTGTCCAAGATCGGGGACCCAAATACCTGGTCAGCGATTACGCGTTCGATGCTGCACGATGCCGACGACGAGGTCGCGCGGAGTGCATGGCGCGCTGCGGTCGTTCTCGTGCCCGACGAGGAGGAGGTGAAGGAGCGGCTGGCCGCGGAACTGGCCATGCAATTCGGCCGAGGTGACCGTGAGGTACGGCTGAGTCTGAGCCGCGCTCTCGTTGCACTCGGCGAGGTGGTCGAGCCGGTCCTTCAGACGGCGATGACAAGTCACGACCCGACGGTGCGGGCGCACGCGGGCGCCACGCAGCGTCTGCTGAGTGACCCGGATGCCGGATTCGACCTCGCTGTCGGTGAAGCCAGACGGGTTGTCGCACTCGGTCCGGATCGGGAGGAGTCGACGGCGTGCTGA
- a CDS encoding HEAT repeat domain-containing protein: MLIGDVARFSGVSARMLRHYDSLGLVRPTGRTVSGYREYSPDDIRRIFHVEGLRSLGLSLRQIGQALDGPGFSPSVLVGDLIRRTEARLNREQELLERLRTVDAADPGGWHDVLRIVELLHGLRSHSAARRQQAVLAPAEDVPVPAELLAEAILTESDPNVAGALRWALARAGGDGVASVALGMGSEDVEVRRRAVLALAELPGDEATMILTDALGDADATVRRHAALSLGARGVARAVPALVDTVVKGPNDVEAAELLGALAQDAKWADLIMSALVDELAAHTADSAVRVRLTQAFAEMPGTIALDILRQLAHDDDRVVGLVASALIGRLHEEPDQEN; this comes from the coding sequence GTGCTGATCGGCGACGTGGCACGCTTCTCGGGAGTGAGCGCCCGGATGCTCAGGCATTACGACTCCCTCGGGCTGGTACGACCGACAGGCCGCACCGTGAGTGGCTACAGGGAATATTCACCCGACGATATCCGGCGGATCTTCCATGTGGAGGGGCTGCGGTCGCTGGGACTGTCGCTGCGCCAAATCGGACAGGCTCTCGACGGTCCTGGATTCAGCCCGTCCGTACTGGTCGGTGACCTCATTCGAAGGACCGAAGCACGACTGAACCGGGAGCAAGAACTCCTCGAGCGGCTCCGTACCGTAGATGCCGCCGATCCAGGCGGCTGGCACGACGTCCTACGCATAGTCGAGCTCTTGCACGGACTCCGTTCGCACAGTGCCGCCCGGCGACAGCAGGCCGTCCTCGCCCCGGCCGAGGACGTGCCGGTGCCTGCCGAACTGCTGGCCGAGGCGATCCTGACCGAATCCGATCCGAACGTTGCCGGGGCCCTGCGGTGGGCACTTGCCCGGGCCGGCGGCGACGGCGTGGCGAGCGTGGCGTTAGGCATGGGCTCGGAAGACGTCGAAGTCCGGCGGCGCGCGGTCCTGGCGCTCGCCGAGCTACCGGGCGACGAAGCGACCATGATACTTACGGACGCGCTCGGGGACGCCGACGCGACGGTCCGCAGACATGCTGCTCTCTCACTCGGTGCGCGGGGCGTGGCCCGGGCTGTGCCGGCACTGGTCGATACGGTGGTCAAGGGGCCGAACGATGTCGAGGCGGCCGAGCTCTTGGGAGCACTGGCACAGGACGCGAAGTGGGCGGACCTGATTATGAGTGCGCTGGTAGACGAACTCGCTGCGCACACAGCGGACTCGGCGGTACGGGTGCGACTGACCCAGGCGTTTGCCGAGATGCCGGGGACCATCGCGCTGGACATCTTGCGACAACTGGCCCATGACGACGACCGCGTCGTGGGCCTCGTCGCCTCAGCCCTCATCGGAAGGCTCCACGAAGAGCCGGATCAGGAAAACTGA
- a CDS encoding DUF4184 family protein: MPFTLAHPAAVLPLRRVLWFPGLVAGSIAPDLPYYLWTGVDGSLTHSLPGLPVDALFGAILVAVGAMLRGTVSGMLGKAIAMSRPRAVTAVAALVIGAVTHLAWDEFTHTDGIAVRHWELLRESVIGPHRVYNVIGYVSSIGGMLLLAGYAIAWYRRARPIAPDPLRAWVIGALAGVATLTALYARTDPIARVSLYDCVRHMTIYAITSAAIDFLLYAVWSQVRRRRVAS; this comes from the coding sequence GTGCCGTTCACACTCGCGCACCCGGCGGCCGTCCTGCCACTGCGGCGGGTGCTCTGGTTTCCGGGACTGGTCGCCGGGAGCATCGCGCCGGACCTGCCGTACTACCTGTGGACGGGTGTGGATGGATCGCTGACGCATTCGCTGCCGGGACTGCCGGTCGACGCGCTGTTCGGGGCGATCCTGGTCGCCGTCGGCGCGATGCTGCGCGGCACGGTGTCGGGAATGCTCGGCAAGGCCATCGCCATGAGCCGGCCACGGGCAGTAACGGCCGTGGCGGCACTCGTGATCGGCGCCGTGACCCACCTGGCCTGGGACGAATTCACCCACACCGACGGTATCGCGGTGCGGCATTGGGAACTGTTGCGGGAGTCGGTGATCGGGCCGCACCGGGTGTACAACGTGATCGGTTACGTCTCGTCGATCGGCGGCATGCTCCTGCTCGCGGGCTACGCGATCGCGTGGTACCGCCGCGCTCGGCCCATCGCCCCGGATCCCTTGCGCGCGTGGGTTATCGGCGCGCTGGCCGGGGTCGCGACGCTCACCGCGCTCTACGCGCGCACCGATCCGATCGCGCGGGTGAGCCTCTACGACTGCGTCCGGCACATGACGATCTACGCGATCACCAGCGCGGCGATCGACTTCCTGCTCTACGCCGTCTGGTCCCAGGTCCGGCGGCGTCGAGTGGCATCCTGA